The Tenrec ecaudatus isolate mTenEca1 chromosome 7, mTenEca1.hap1, whole genome shotgun sequence genome window below encodes:
- the LOC142453323 gene encoding CCN family member 2-like produces MSSPGMGSLLLVFLLALCICARKTSTVLATDAGVLQAEKEENLILRPHYLPAQTVTGQNCSELCKCNSEAKPDCRPGVSVVKDACYCCPMCAKQLGESCEWPDRCDHKKLLYCDLGTPPNRTTGVCKSRAGAPCYFKDKVYKHGETFMWGCGIKGTCTHRLVVFQLLCPLDLGPPSSDCPFPRKVKPPGKCCEEWVCEEPKELTTVGTNLTTSPLEGTVRPDPTTMQPKCDGETTDWSPCTTTCGLGVTTRVVYDKANCSVERQTSLCIIRPCNDFLEKEISRDNGAPPA; encoded by the exons ATGTCTTCCCCGGGCATGGGCTCTCTTCTCTTGGTGTTCCTACTTGCCCTCTGCATCTGTGCACGCAAGACCTCCACTGTCTTGGCCACAGATGCTGGGGTACTCCAAGCTGAGAAAGAGGAAAATTTGATTCTCCGCCCACACTATCTCCCTGCGCAGACAGTCACGGGTCAGAATTGTAGTGAGCTATGCAAATGTAACTCCGAGGCAAAACCCGACTGCCGTCCAGGAGTGAGCGTGGTGAAGGACGCCTGCTACTGCTGCCCCATGTGTGCCAAGCAACTGGGCGAGTCCTGCGAGTGGCCCGACCGCTGCGACCACAAGAAGCTCCTCTACTGTGACCTTGGGACCCCACCGAACCGCACGACTGGAGTGTGCAAAA gtAGAGCAGGTGCCCCCTGCTACTTCAAAGATAAGGTGTACAAGCACGGAGAGACCTTCATGTGGGGATGTGGAATAAAGGGCACGTGCACCCATCGGTTAGTGGTCTTCCAGCTCCTTTGCCCTCTAGACCTTGGCCCGCCCAGCTCTGACTGCCCATTCCCACGGAAGGTCAAGCCTCCAGGGAAATGCTGCGAGGAGTGGGTCTGTGAAGAGCCCAAGGAGCTCACAACAGTTGGCACTAACCTTACAA CTTCCCCACTTGAAGGCACAGTTCGTCCAGACCCAACAACGATGCAACCCAAGTGCGACGGTGAGACCACTGACTGGAGCCCTTGTACCACCACTTGTGGCCTGGGCGTCACTACCCGGGTTGTCTATGACAAAGCCAACTGCTCAGTGGAAAGGCAGACCAGCCTCTGCATCATCAGGCCTTGCAATGATTTCCTGGAAAAGGAAATTTCG AGGGACAATGGTGCCCCCCCAGCATAA